One Terriglobales bacterium genomic region harbors:
- a CDS encoding MmcQ/YjbR family DNA-binding protein produces MVPATRSSSEKHLGTVRGIKRDSDREHLRRVRRICSALPDTMEKLSHGEPTFFVHKKVFVMFADNHHNDGHVAVWIATQAELQASLIKEDPKTYFKPPYVGVRGWVGIELDRISDEDLAAHIREAWHMIAPKRAKVSMVTGAR; encoded by the coding sequence ATGGTTCCTGCAACACGCAGTTCAAGTGAAAAACATCTGGGTACCGTACGGGGAATAAAGCGCGATTCAGATCGCGAGCATCTGCGGCGTGTGCGGAGAATCTGCTCTGCTCTGCCCGACACTATGGAAAAGCTCTCGCACGGTGAGCCAACATTCTTCGTACACAAGAAAGTCTTCGTTATGTTCGCGGACAATCATCACAACGATGGTCATGTTGCCGTTTGGATAGCTACGCAGGCTGAGCTTCAGGCGTCGTTGATCAAAGAAGACCCGAAAACTTACTTCAAGCCTCCTTATGTCGGCGTTCGCGGCTGGGTCGGCATCGAACTCGATCGCATTAGCGATGAAGATCTCGCGGCGCACATTCGCGAGGCTTGGCATATGATCGCGCCAAAGAGAGCTAAAGTGAGCATGGTCACAGGCGCGAGGTGA